The Pseudomonas sp. R4-35-07 genome contains a region encoding:
- a CDS encoding AraC family transcriptional regulator, which produces MLLTRHLDANAALVALIKGLTPRDGFSPTNLPGVKVLRASCDVARGPQIYEPSLMIVAQGSKVAYLGPRTLEYGAGHYLIQAMPVPFECETFALPNAPLYGVTVGIDRVVLGELVMAMGMQAGPPPAAQTLESMSSVVLDDAMRGCVERLLQCLHDPLESRIMGPARVRELLFTALRGPQADVLRALVEQQGQFSRIATSLNHLHAHYAEPLNIETLAGYAHMSASTFHEHFKRCTLLSPVQYLKRLRLLKAQQLLLVEGMGVAQAAHSVGYQSTSQFSREYKRYFLRNPGEERAA; this is translated from the coding sequence ATGTTGTTGACCCGCCATCTCGATGCGAATGCCGCGTTGGTTGCCTTGATAAAGGGGCTCACGCCTCGCGACGGTTTCTCCCCGACAAATCTGCCTGGCGTGAAAGTCTTACGCGCCAGTTGCGATGTGGCGCGCGGGCCGCAGATTTACGAGCCGAGCCTGATGATCGTGGCCCAAGGTAGCAAAGTCGCCTATCTGGGCCCGCGCACCCTGGAATACGGTGCCGGGCATTACCTGATCCAGGCGATGCCGGTGCCGTTTGAATGCGAGACGTTTGCCCTGCCGAATGCGCCGCTGTATGGCGTCACCGTTGGCATTGACCGCGTGGTGCTTGGCGAACTGGTCATGGCGATGGGCATGCAAGCCGGACCGCCGCCGGCGGCGCAGACCCTGGAATCGATGAGTTCGGTGGTGCTCGATGACGCCATGCGCGGGTGCGTCGAACGGCTGTTGCAGTGCCTGCACGATCCGCTGGAGAGCCGGATCATGGGCCCGGCGCGGGTGCGCGAATTATTGTTCACGGCGTTGCGTGGGCCCCAGGCCGATGTGTTGCGTGCGTTGGTGGAACAGCAGGGGCAGTTTTCGCGCATCGCCACGTCATTGAATCACCTGCATGCCCATTACGCCGAGCCGCTGAACATCGAGACGTTGGCCGGTTATGCGCACATGAGTGCATCGACCTTTCACGAACACTTCAAGCGCTGCACGCTGTTGTCGCCGGTGCAGTATCTCAAGCGCCTGCGGCTGCTGAAGGCGCAGCAGTTGTTGCTGGTCGAGGGCATGGGTGTGGCGCAGGCGGCGCACAGCGTGGGTTATCAGAGCACGTCGCAGTTCAGTCGCGAGTACAAGCGCTACTTCCTGCGCAACCCCGGCGAAGAGCGCGCTGCCTAG
- a CDS encoding NAD(P)-dependent alcohol dehydrogenase, translated as MYTAIGYAAQSATTPLAPMSFERRSPRADDVAIEILYCGVCHSDIHQARNEWGIAVYPLMPGHEIVGKVTAVGASVTAHKVGDLVGVGCMVDSCRHCEACQSDLEQYCLEGPTMTYATPDRVDGSNTMGGYSDSIVVSEHFVVKIPAKLDLASAAPILCAGITTYSPLKHYGVKAGDKVGILGMGGLGHMGIKFAKAMGAEVTLFTRSASKAEEGRRQGADHVIVSTDAEQMKAAAGHFDFLLDTIPVQHDLNPYLDVLRFDGVHILVGLIEPVDPPVNAAKLVLGRKVLAGSLIGGIAETQEVLDFCAEHGITCDIEMLDIRQINEAYTRMIAGDVKYRFVIDMATLKA; from the coding sequence ATGTACACAGCGATCGGTTACGCCGCCCAGTCGGCCACTACTCCCCTCGCCCCCATGTCGTTCGAGCGCCGCAGCCCGCGTGCCGATGACGTGGCTATCGAGATTCTCTACTGCGGCGTGTGCCACTCCGATATCCACCAGGCGCGCAACGAATGGGGCATTGCCGTTTACCCATTGATGCCCGGCCACGAGATCGTCGGCAAGGTCACCGCCGTCGGCGCCAGTGTTACCGCGCACAAGGTCGGTGATCTGGTCGGCGTGGGTTGCATGGTCGACTCATGCCGCCACTGCGAAGCCTGCCAATCGGACCTCGAGCAATACTGCCTCGAAGGCCCGACCATGACCTACGCCACCCCGGACCGCGTGGACGGCAGCAACACCATGGGCGGTTACTCCGACAGCATCGTGGTCAGCGAGCACTTCGTGGTGAAGATCCCGGCCAAGCTCGACCTGGCCAGCGCTGCGCCGATTCTCTGCGCGGGCATCACCACGTACTCGCCGCTTAAGCACTACGGCGTCAAAGCTGGCGATAAGGTCGGGATCCTAGGCATGGGCGGCCTGGGCCATATGGGCATCAAGTTCGCCAAGGCCATGGGCGCCGAAGTGACGCTGTTCACGCGTTCGGCGAGCAAAGCCGAAGAAGGCCGTCGCCAAGGCGCCGACCATGTGATCGTGTCCACCGATGCCGAGCAGATGAAAGCCGCCGCCGGGCATTTCGACTTCCTGCTCGACACCATCCCGGTGCAGCACGACCTGAACCCCTACCTGGATGTACTGCGCTTTGACGGCGTGCATATCCTGGTCGGCTTGATCGAGCCGGTGGACCCGCCCGTCAATGCCGCCAAACTGGTATTGGGCCGCAAAGTGCTGGCCGGCTCGCTGATCGGCGGCATTGCCGAAACCCAGGAAGTCCTGGATTTCTGCGCCGAGCATGGGATCACCTGCGACATCGAGATGCTCGACATCCGCCAGATCAACGAGGCTTACACGCGGATGATCGCCGGTGATGTGAAGTATCGCTTCGTCATCGACATGGCGACCCTGAAGGCCTGA
- a CDS encoding IclR family transcriptional regulator — protein MLENPHTPVKDTAPTGTQTLLRGLGVVQAVAAGARDLKEIARRIGTTRSTTHRLASCLVEERYLRVVPQVGYLLGPKLIELGFQAREELPLVNLAVPYLDELSALTGDTIHLAIREYDEVLYLHKNPGRNGPEMRSRVGHRMPLARTGIGKALMLDDGVEEWQRLYQVSLPAGGKNLQWPQHPEQSWAQFEQRMHEYVVGGYAFDLEDNEPSIRCVAAPVRDASRRIVAGISIASTVPYMPLEKMAELIPVIKQVAARLSAELGAKA, from the coding sequence ATGCTGGAAAACCCCCACACCCCCGTCAAAGACACCGCCCCCACCGGCACCCAGACCCTGCTGCGCGGACTGGGCGTGGTGCAAGCGGTGGCGGCGGGCGCGCGGGATCTCAAGGAGATCGCCCGGCGCATCGGCACCACCCGCAGTACCACGCACCGCCTGGCCAGTTGCCTGGTGGAGGAGCGTTACCTGCGCGTGGTGCCGCAAGTCGGTTACCTGCTGGGGCCGAAGCTGATCGAGTTGGGCTTCCAGGCCCGCGAAGAACTGCCCTTGGTCAACCTGGCGGTGCCTTACCTCGACGAGTTGTCAGCCCTCACCGGCGACACCATCCACCTGGCGATTCGCGAATACGACGAGGTGCTCTACCTGCACAAGAACCCCGGCCGTAACGGACCGGAAATGCGCTCGCGGGTGGGCCATCGCATGCCACTGGCACGCACCGGCATCGGCAAAGCGTTGATGTTGGATGACGGCGTGGAAGAGTGGCAGCGCCTGTACCAGGTCAGCCTGCCGGCGGGGGGCAAGAACCTGCAGTGGCCGCAGCACCCCGAGCAATCCTGGGCGCAGTTCGAGCAGCGCATGCATGAATACGTGGTGGGCGGTTATGCGTTCGATCTGGAAGACAACGAACCGTCGATCCGTTGCGTCGCGGCACCGGTGCGCGATGCCAGCCGGCGAATCGTCGCCGGCATCAGCATCGCCAGTACCGTGCCCTACATGCCGCTGGAGAAAATGGCCGAGCTGATCCCTGTGATCAAACAGGTCGCGGCTCGGCTCTCGGCGGAACTGGGCGCGAAGGCCTGA
- the araH gene encoding L-arabinose ABC transporter permease AraH, translating to MSEVKTAKGFWPGFNQRKFLDDWVMLLAALGIFVLSALFIDNFLSPLNMRGLGLAISTVGIAACTMLFCLASGHFDLSVGSVIACAGVVAGIVIRDTDSVVLGVSAALAMGLLVGLINGIVIAKLRINALITTLATMQIVRGLAYIFSNGKAVGVMDERFFVFGNGQLMGVPVPIIITVLCFVFFGWLLNYTTYGRNTMAIGGNQEAALLAGVNVDRTKIIIFAVHGLIGALAGVILASRMTSGQPMIGQGFELTVISACVLGGVSLSGGIGMIRHVIAGVLILAIIENAMNLKNIDTFYQYVIRGSILLLAVIIDRMKQR from the coding sequence ATGTCTGAGGTAAAAACTGCAAAGGGCTTCTGGCCGGGTTTCAACCAGCGCAAATTCCTGGATGACTGGGTGATGCTATTGGCGGCGCTGGGCATTTTCGTGCTCAGCGCGCTGTTTATCGACAACTTCCTGTCGCCGCTGAACATGCGCGGGCTGGGCCTGGCGATTTCGACCGTGGGCATCGCCGCGTGCACCATGCTGTTCTGCCTGGCCTCGGGGCACTTCGACTTGTCGGTGGGCTCGGTGATTGCCTGCGCCGGGGTGGTGGCGGGGATCGTGATTCGAGATACCGACAGCGTAGTGCTCGGCGTGTCGGCGGCCCTGGCCATGGGTTTACTGGTAGGGCTGATCAACGGCATCGTCATCGCCAAGCTGCGGATCAACGCGCTGATCACCACCCTGGCGACCATGCAGATTGTGCGCGGCCTGGCCTACATCTTCTCCAACGGCAAGGCGGTGGGGGTGATGGACGAGCGCTTTTTTGTGTTCGGCAACGGCCAACTGATGGGCGTGCCGGTGCCGATCATCATTACCGTGTTGTGCTTTGTGTTCTTTGGCTGGCTGCTCAACTACACCACCTATGGGCGCAACACCATGGCGATTGGCGGCAACCAGGAAGCGGCGCTGCTGGCTGGGGTCAACGTTGACCGTACCAAGATCATCATTTTTGCCGTGCACGGTCTGATCGGCGCACTGGCCGGGGTGATCCTGGCCTCGCGCATGACCTCGGGCCAGCCGATGATCGGCCAGGGTTTCGAGCTGACGGTGATATCGGCGTGCGTGCTGGGCGGGGTGTCGCTGAGCGGCGGTATTGGCATGATCCGCCATGTGATTGCCGGGGTGTTGATTCTGGCGATCATCGAGAACGCGATGAACCTGAAAAACATCGACACGTTTTACCAGTACGTGATTCGGGGTTCGATTCTGCTGCTGGCGGTGATCATCGACCGCATGAAGCAACGCTGA